In Cicer arietinum cultivar CDC Frontier isolate Library 1 chromosome 1, Cicar.CDCFrontier_v2.0, whole genome shotgun sequence, one DNA window encodes the following:
- the LOC101488458 gene encoding putative E3 ubiquitin-protein ligase LIN isoform X2, translated as MAFSQQHAKGLLPQQPLSSYICHDPRSLKGSSSSQFQRVASASSEDSRMVGTLVDEASISTMIGILSGYIGRYVKDETFRRTIREKCSSFLDRTKTRNDLGDDENEIFVKMEFCIEKIDRLILKIQGTKKNVTMMKSLRNSIELLTKVSSLNSQSYFSSFAQLYIAIAYKLQKNEKLCSKHLLQVFCCSPNLARTYLLNDLWNHLFLPHLLHLKIWYTSELEYLSNDGEKDKKMKVLNKVYNEKMDSGTYLFGMYYKQWLKVSGASELPLPIVSLPSRPSYCRSSRRMSSDSTISNSSINPNLYKAVFGLKQEQHKSTSLGNQNGVLTLRKSLEIDKKLYGDDYYKCSLIQKEDSISFERSSNRIDKNQPQQRLDYFKCLSCRFTPTETSTKINYIKSKNASSILSTDLVEAITTICSSDILTECEFAIRVITKAWLNSPGDPLIEEALTQHSVVEGILEVLLVSTEDEILELIISILAELITRNDAIRQIILNSDPQLEIFVRLLRSTSLFLKAAILLYLSKPMAKQMISSEWVALILRVLEFGDKFQTLFTVQCSPQVAAFYILDQLLNGFDEDKNLENARQLLSLGGLTLLVKRIEGGEIHERNESASMLSCCVRAEGSCRSYLADNVNKSSLLELIVLGWKQNSSGFALSVIFELLFLDRRSKILKFLRGLKEGWSGLNTMHIFFTYLQKAPQEERPLVAVILLLLDLMEDNFKGSIYREEAIDAIVAALNCEMCNDRVQQQSAKALLLLGGQFSYAGESLMEKLLLQKAGFQEICLDDSFLPCKEIVVFDSIHKNKEEEESESWQKRVACVLFKSGNRKLLSALANSVANGIPCLARASLTTISWITSYLHLIQDTTNLPPIAFSILTPILLQSLNYDYDVEERVLASYSLLHLTKNSGCVSMLPSLNKESLTHLRNLSLVTWTANELISIFSKRSMQLTQ; from the exons ATGGCTTTTTCACAACAACATGCAAAAGGGTTGCTTCCACAACAACCACTTTCTTCATATATTTGCCATGATCCAAGAAGCTTAAAAGGTTCTTCTTCATCTCAATTCCAAAGGGTTGCTTCAGCTTCATCAGAAGATTCAAGAATGGTTGGAACATTGGTGGATGAAGCTTCTATATCAACAATGATTGGTATTCTTAGTGGTTACATAGGAAGATATGTAAAAGATGAAACTTTTAGGAGAACCATAAGAGAGAAATGTTCTTCTTTCTTAGAtagaacaaaaacaagaaatgaTTTAGGTGATGATGAAAATGAGATATTTGTGAAAATGGAATTTTGTATTGAGAAAATTGAtagattgatattaaaaattcaagGAACAAAGAAAAATGTGACAATGATGAAAAGCTTAAGAAATTCCATTGAGCTTTTAACCAAAGTTTCTTCTTTGAATTCTCAATCTTATTTTTCATCTTTTGCTCAACTTTACATAGCAATAGCTTATAAGTtgcaaaaaaatgaaaaactttgTTCAAAGCATTTACTTCAAGTGTTTTGTTGTTCTCCAAATTTGGCTAGAACTTACCTTCTTAATGACCTTTGGAACCATTTGTTTCTTcctcatcttcttcatcttaAAATTTGGTACACTAGTGAACTTGAATATCTTTCAAATGATGGTGAAAAAGACAAGAAAATGAAAGTGTTGAATAAAGTTTACAATGAAAAAATGGATAGTGGAACTTATCTTTTTGGTATGTATTATAAGCAATGGCTTAAAGTTAGTGGTGCTAGTGAGCTTCCTCTTCCTATTGTCTCTTTGCCATCAAGACCAAGTTATTgtagatcatcaagaagaatgTCTTCAGATTCTACCATTTCAAATTCTTCCATTAACccaaactt ATACAAGGCAGTGTTTGGCCTCAAACAAGAGCAGCACAAAAGTACTAGTCTTGGTAACCAAAATGGAGTTTTGACACTAAGGAAGAGCTTAGAGATTGATAAAAAACTATATGGAGATGATTACTACAAATGCAGTTTGATTCAG AAAGAAGACAGCATATCATTTGAAAGATCATCGAACCGAATCGACAAGAATCAACCTCAACAAAGATTGGACTATTTCAAGTGTTTGTCTTGCAGGTTCACACCAACAGAAACCTCAACAAAAATCAACTACATTAAATCCAAGAATGCTTCAAGCATTCTTTCAACTGATTTAGTTGAAGCTATTACAACAATATGTTCATCAGACATTCTAACCGAATGCGAATTCGCTATTCGGGTGATTACAAAAGCATGGTTGAACTCACCTGGTGATCCTCTCATTGAAGAAGCATTAACACAACATAGTGTAGTTGAAGGCATACTAGAAGTGTTATTAGTCTCAACAGAAGATGAAATTCTTGAACTTATCATATCAATTTTGGCAGAATTAATAACAAGAAATGATGCAATTAGACAAATAATACTAAATTCTGATCCACAATTAGAAATATTTGTGAGACTATTAAGAAGCACAAGTCTTTTTCTTAAGGCTGCAATTCTTCTTTATCTGTCAAAACCAATGGCAAAACAAATGATATCATCAGAATGGGTGGCATTGATACTTAGAGTGTTGGAATTTGGagacaaatttcaaacacttttcACAGTTCAATGTAGTCCTCAAGTTGCAGCATTTTACATTTTGGACCAGCTTTTGAATGGTTTTGATGAAGACAAGAATTTGGAGAATGCTAGACAGCTTCTTTCACTTGGTGGATTGACACTTCTTGTGAAGAGGATTGAAGGAGGTgagattcatgagaggaacgAATCGGCTTCGATGCTTTCGTGCTGCGTTCGAGCCGAGGGAAGCTGTAGAAGCTATTTGGCTGATAATGTTAATAAGAGTTCATTGCTTGAACTCATTGTTCTTGGATGGAAACAAAATTCAAGTGGTTTTGCTTTGTCTGTGATTTTTGAGTTGCTTTTCCTTGATAG AAGAAGCAAGATTTTGAAGTTCTTAAGAGGACTTAAAGAAGGATGGAGTGGATTAAACACAATGCACATTTTCTTCACTTACCTTCAAAAGGCTCCACAAGAAGAAAGACCTTTAGTTGCTGTGATATTATTGTTGCTTGATCTTATG GAAGATAATTTCAAGGGAAGCATATATAGAGAAGAAGCTATTGATGCAATTGTAGCTGCATTAAATTGTGAAATGTGTAATGATAGAGTTCAACAACAATCAGCAAAAGCTCTACTCTTATTAGGAGGCCAATTTTCTTATGCAGGGGAATCATTGATGGAAAAATTGCTTTTACAAAAAGCAGGTTTCCAAGAAATTTGTTTAGATGATTCATTTCTTCCTTGCAAggaaattgttgtttttgattcAATTCACAAG AataaagaggaagaagaaagtgAGAGTTGGCAAAAAAGAGTAGCATGTGTTTTGTTCAAAAGTGGAAATAGGAAATTGCTATCTGCACTTGCAAATTCTGTAGCCAATGGTATCCCATGTTTAGCACGTGCAAGCCTTACAACTATTTCATGGATCACTAGCTACCTCCATTTAATTCAAGATACAACAAATTTGCCACCAATTGCTTTTTCAATCTTGACCCCAATTTTGCTTCAATCATTGAATTATGATTATGATGTTGAAGAAAGAGTTTTAGCTTCATATTCATTGTTGCATCTTACAAAAAATTCAG GATGTGTCTCTATGCTCCCATCACTAAACAAAGAGTCACTCACACATCTCAGAAATCTCTCCCTAGTGACGTGGACTGCCAATGAGCTTATCTCAATATTCTCAAAAAGAAGTATGCAATTAACACAATAA
- the LOC101488458 gene encoding putative E3 ubiquitin-protein ligase LIN isoform X1, producing the protein MAFSQQHAKGLLPQQPLSSYICHDPRSLKGSSSSQFQRVASASSEDSRMVGTLVDEASISTMIGILSGYIGRYVKDETFRRTIREKCSSFLDRTKTRNDLGDDENEIFVKMEFCIEKIDRLILKIQGTKKNVTMMKSLRNSIELLTKVSSLNSQSYFSSFAQLYIAIAYKLQKNEKLCSKHLLQVFCCSPNLARTYLLNDLWNHLFLPHLLHLKIWYTSELEYLSNDGEKDKKMKVLNKVYNEKMDSGTYLFGMYYKQWLKVSGASELPLPIVSLPSRPSYCRSSRRMSSDSTISNSSINPNLYKAVFGLKQEQHKSTSLGNQNGVLTLRKSLEIDKKLYGDDYYKCSLIQKEDSISFERSSNRIDKNQPQQRLDYFKCLSCRFTPTETSTKINYIKSKNASSILSTDLVEAITTICSSDILTECEFAIRVITKAWLNSPGDPLIEEALTQHSVVEGILEVLLVSTEDEILELIISILAELITRNDAIRQIILNSDPQLEIFVRLLRSTSLFLKAAILLYLSKPMAKQMISSEWVALILRVLEFGDKFQTLFTVQCSPQVAAFYILDQLLNGFDEDKNLENARQLLSLGGLTLLVKRIEGGEIHERNESASMLSCCVRAEGSCRSYLADNVNKSSLLELIVLGWKQNSSGFALSVIFELLFLDRRSKILKFLRGLKEGWSGLNTMHIFFTYLQKAPQEERPLVAVILLLLDLMEDNFKGSIYREEAIDAIVAALNCEMCNDRVQQQSAKALLLLGGQFSYAGESLMEKLLLQKAGFQEICLDDSFLPCKEIVVFDSIHKNKEEEESESWQKRVACVLFKSGNRKLLSALANSVANGIPCLARASLTTISWITSYLHLIQDTTNLPPIAFSILTPILLQSLNYDYDVEERVLASYSLLHLTKNSAGCVSMLPSLNKESLTHLRNLSLVTWTANELISIFSKRSMQLTQ; encoded by the exons ATGGCTTTTTCACAACAACATGCAAAAGGGTTGCTTCCACAACAACCACTTTCTTCATATATTTGCCATGATCCAAGAAGCTTAAAAGGTTCTTCTTCATCTCAATTCCAAAGGGTTGCTTCAGCTTCATCAGAAGATTCAAGAATGGTTGGAACATTGGTGGATGAAGCTTCTATATCAACAATGATTGGTATTCTTAGTGGTTACATAGGAAGATATGTAAAAGATGAAACTTTTAGGAGAACCATAAGAGAGAAATGTTCTTCTTTCTTAGAtagaacaaaaacaagaaatgaTTTAGGTGATGATGAAAATGAGATATTTGTGAAAATGGAATTTTGTATTGAGAAAATTGAtagattgatattaaaaattcaagGAACAAAGAAAAATGTGACAATGATGAAAAGCTTAAGAAATTCCATTGAGCTTTTAACCAAAGTTTCTTCTTTGAATTCTCAATCTTATTTTTCATCTTTTGCTCAACTTTACATAGCAATAGCTTATAAGTtgcaaaaaaatgaaaaactttgTTCAAAGCATTTACTTCAAGTGTTTTGTTGTTCTCCAAATTTGGCTAGAACTTACCTTCTTAATGACCTTTGGAACCATTTGTTTCTTcctcatcttcttcatcttaAAATTTGGTACACTAGTGAACTTGAATATCTTTCAAATGATGGTGAAAAAGACAAGAAAATGAAAGTGTTGAATAAAGTTTACAATGAAAAAATGGATAGTGGAACTTATCTTTTTGGTATGTATTATAAGCAATGGCTTAAAGTTAGTGGTGCTAGTGAGCTTCCTCTTCCTATTGTCTCTTTGCCATCAAGACCAAGTTATTgtagatcatcaagaagaatgTCTTCAGATTCTACCATTTCAAATTCTTCCATTAACccaaactt ATACAAGGCAGTGTTTGGCCTCAAACAAGAGCAGCACAAAAGTACTAGTCTTGGTAACCAAAATGGAGTTTTGACACTAAGGAAGAGCTTAGAGATTGATAAAAAACTATATGGAGATGATTACTACAAATGCAGTTTGATTCAG AAAGAAGACAGCATATCATTTGAAAGATCATCGAACCGAATCGACAAGAATCAACCTCAACAAAGATTGGACTATTTCAAGTGTTTGTCTTGCAGGTTCACACCAACAGAAACCTCAACAAAAATCAACTACATTAAATCCAAGAATGCTTCAAGCATTCTTTCAACTGATTTAGTTGAAGCTATTACAACAATATGTTCATCAGACATTCTAACCGAATGCGAATTCGCTATTCGGGTGATTACAAAAGCATGGTTGAACTCACCTGGTGATCCTCTCATTGAAGAAGCATTAACACAACATAGTGTAGTTGAAGGCATACTAGAAGTGTTATTAGTCTCAACAGAAGATGAAATTCTTGAACTTATCATATCAATTTTGGCAGAATTAATAACAAGAAATGATGCAATTAGACAAATAATACTAAATTCTGATCCACAATTAGAAATATTTGTGAGACTATTAAGAAGCACAAGTCTTTTTCTTAAGGCTGCAATTCTTCTTTATCTGTCAAAACCAATGGCAAAACAAATGATATCATCAGAATGGGTGGCATTGATACTTAGAGTGTTGGAATTTGGagacaaatttcaaacacttttcACAGTTCAATGTAGTCCTCAAGTTGCAGCATTTTACATTTTGGACCAGCTTTTGAATGGTTTTGATGAAGACAAGAATTTGGAGAATGCTAGACAGCTTCTTTCACTTGGTGGATTGACACTTCTTGTGAAGAGGATTGAAGGAGGTgagattcatgagaggaacgAATCGGCTTCGATGCTTTCGTGCTGCGTTCGAGCCGAGGGAAGCTGTAGAAGCTATTTGGCTGATAATGTTAATAAGAGTTCATTGCTTGAACTCATTGTTCTTGGATGGAAACAAAATTCAAGTGGTTTTGCTTTGTCTGTGATTTTTGAGTTGCTTTTCCTTGATAG AAGAAGCAAGATTTTGAAGTTCTTAAGAGGACTTAAAGAAGGATGGAGTGGATTAAACACAATGCACATTTTCTTCACTTACCTTCAAAAGGCTCCACAAGAAGAAAGACCTTTAGTTGCTGTGATATTATTGTTGCTTGATCTTATG GAAGATAATTTCAAGGGAAGCATATATAGAGAAGAAGCTATTGATGCAATTGTAGCTGCATTAAATTGTGAAATGTGTAATGATAGAGTTCAACAACAATCAGCAAAAGCTCTACTCTTATTAGGAGGCCAATTTTCTTATGCAGGGGAATCATTGATGGAAAAATTGCTTTTACAAAAAGCAGGTTTCCAAGAAATTTGTTTAGATGATTCATTTCTTCCTTGCAAggaaattgttgtttttgattcAATTCACAAG AataaagaggaagaagaaagtgAGAGTTGGCAAAAAAGAGTAGCATGTGTTTTGTTCAAAAGTGGAAATAGGAAATTGCTATCTGCACTTGCAAATTCTGTAGCCAATGGTATCCCATGTTTAGCACGTGCAAGCCTTACAACTATTTCATGGATCACTAGCTACCTCCATTTAATTCAAGATACAACAAATTTGCCACCAATTGCTTTTTCAATCTTGACCCCAATTTTGCTTCAATCATTGAATTATGATTATGATGTTGAAGAAAGAGTTTTAGCTTCATATTCATTGTTGCATCTTACAAAAAATTCAG CAGGATGTGTCTCTATGCTCCCATCACTAAACAAAGAGTCACTCACACATCTCAGAAATCTCTCCCTAGTGACGTGGACTGCCAATGAGCTTATCTCAATATTCTCAAAAAGAAGTATGCAATTAACACAATAA